Proteins encoded together in one Phaenicophaeus curvirostris isolate KB17595 unplaced genomic scaffold, BPBGC_Pcur_1.0 scaffold_493, whole genome shotgun sequence window:
- the HAUS5 gene encoding HAUS augmin-like complex subunit 5: MIPRPLPVHPSDSQSGSGRGAPSLTPPPPSPGPSPLLPTLRHLGLQPCQDLQGALRRAAALRRGARRGAWPRRGAELPPPPPPIAEPVGVAADHVTLRRVRLVAAQCRKCLQGWPRLQGLVSQWWEQPAQWALAPPPGRPSLSHWLRRWSRAARALAPPPRREGPEEEGEEPQQPKGRGRR; the protein is encoded by the exons ATGATTCCCAgacccctcccagtccatcccagtgactcccagtcTGGGTCGGGGAGGGGTGCTCCCAGTCTgacccctcccccccccagccccggcccCTCCCCGCTCCTGCCCACCTTGCGCCACCTGGGCCTGCAACCTTGCCAG GACCTGCAGGGGGCGCTGCGGCGCGCGGCGGCGCTGCGGAGGGGGGCGCgccggggggcgtggcctcgacGGGGGGCGGAGCTTCCGCCTCCCCCTCCGCCAATCGCCGAGCCGGTGGGCGTGGCCGCGGACCACGTGACCCTCCGGCGCGTGCGCCTGGTGGCCGCCCAGTGCCGGAAGTGCCTGCAGGGCTGGCCCCGCCTCCAGGGCCTCGTCAGCCAATG gtGGGAGCAGCCGGCTCAGTGggcgctggccccgcccccgggGCGCCCCTCGCTgtcccattggctgcggcgcTGGAGCCGAGCGGCGCGcgcgctggccccgcccccccgccggGAGGGGccggaggaggagggggaggagccTCAGCAGCCCAAGGGGCGTGGCCGGCgctag